A window of the Streptomyces albireticuli genome harbors these coding sequences:
- a CDS encoding DeoR/GlpR family DNA-binding transcription regulator: MYGPERQQEILRLARESGRVEVLSLAEEFQVTAETVRRDLKALDRAGLVRRVHGGAIPAGRLDFEPDLAERETTAADEKDAIARAALAELPPEGSVVVDAGTTAARLAALLPLDSSLTVVTHALPVAARLADHPGIELHLVGGRVRHRTRAAVDAWALRAYAEIHADVAFVATNGFSPEGGLTTPDPAEAAVKRAVVAAARRVVLLADSGKYGQRHFARFAGLDEVDLVITDTGLAAEDARAVEAAGPAVVRA; encoded by the coding sequence ATGTACGGACCGGAGCGTCAGCAGGAGATCCTGCGGCTCGCCCGTGAGAGCGGCCGGGTGGAGGTGCTGTCCCTCGCCGAGGAGTTCCAGGTCACCGCCGAGACCGTGCGGCGCGACCTCAAGGCCCTCGACCGGGCCGGCCTCGTGCGCCGGGTGCACGGCGGCGCCATCCCCGCCGGGCGGCTCGACTTCGAGCCGGACCTCGCCGAGCGCGAGACCACGGCGGCGGACGAGAAGGACGCCATCGCGCGGGCCGCGCTCGCGGAGCTGCCGCCCGAGGGCAGCGTCGTCGTCGACGCCGGGACGACGGCGGCCCGCCTGGCGGCCCTGCTCCCGCTGGACTCCTCCCTCACCGTCGTCACCCACGCCCTTCCGGTCGCCGCCCGCCTCGCGGACCACCCCGGCATCGAGCTCCACCTCGTCGGCGGGCGGGTACGGCACCGTACGCGCGCGGCCGTCGACGCCTGGGCCCTGCGCGCGTACGCCGAGATCCACGCCGACGTCGCCTTCGTCGCGACCAACGGCTTCTCGCCCGAGGGCGGGCTCACCACCCCCGACCCGGCCGAGGCCGCGGTCAAGCGGGCGGTCGTCGCGGCCGCCCGGCGGGTCGTGCTCCTCGCCGACTCCGGCAAGTACGGGCAGCGGCACTTCGCGCGCTTCGCCGGCCTCGACGAGGTCGACCTGGTGATCACCGACACGGGCCTCGCCGCCGAGGACGCCCGCGCCGTCGAGGCCGCGGGCCCGGCGGTGGTCCGCGCATGA
- the pfkB gene encoding 1-phosphofructokinase, with product MILTVTPNPSLDRTYEVPRLERGAVLRAGTDRVDPGGKGVNVSRAVAAAGRRTVAVLPLGGPEGALLARLLGERGIEVAGVPVQGSTRVNIAVAEPDGTLTKVNAAGPELTAGEAESLLVAVRERSSGADWIACCGSLPRGLAPEWYGQLVARAHAAGARIALDTSGPSLTAALRERPDVVKPNAEELAQAVGRPLATVGDAAGAARALRALGARSVLASLGADGQLLVDDSGTYFGTARVPAVRSNVGAGDASLAGFLAAGGTGQKALAAALAHGAAAVQLPGSAMPAPSDLDPSAVTVTSDVPWDRALTEPVPAPAPTGPVS from the coding sequence ATGATCCTCACCGTCACCCCCAACCCGAGCCTGGACCGCACGTACGAGGTCCCGCGGCTGGAGCGCGGCGCGGTGCTGCGCGCCGGGACGGACCGGGTCGACCCCGGCGGCAAGGGCGTCAACGTCTCCCGCGCGGTGGCCGCCGCCGGCCGCCGCACCGTCGCGGTGCTGCCGCTCGGCGGCCCCGAGGGCGCGCTGCTGGCGCGGCTGCTCGGCGAGCGCGGCATCGAGGTCGCGGGCGTGCCCGTACAGGGCTCGACCCGGGTCAACATCGCCGTCGCCGAGCCGGACGGCACCCTCACCAAGGTGAACGCGGCGGGCCCCGAACTCACCGCCGGGGAGGCCGAGTCCCTGCTGGTCGCCGTGCGGGAACGGTCGTCCGGCGCGGACTGGATCGCCTGCTGCGGCAGCCTGCCGCGCGGCCTCGCGCCCGAGTGGTACGGGCAGCTGGTGGCCCGCGCCCACGCCGCCGGCGCGCGGATCGCCCTGGACACCTCGGGCCCGTCCCTGACCGCCGCGCTCCGCGAACGCCCCGACGTCGTCAAGCCCAACGCGGAGGAGCTCGCCCAGGCGGTGGGCCGCCCGCTGGCCACGGTCGGCGACGCCGCCGGGGCCGCGCGGGCGCTACGGGCGCTGGGCGCGCGCTCCGTCCTGGCCAGCCTCGGCGCGGACGGCCAGCTGCTGGTCGACGACTCCGGCACGTACTTCGGCACCGCCCGGGTGCCCGCCGTCCGCAGCAACGTCGGTGCGGGCGACGCCTCCCTGGCCGGTTTCCTCGCCGCGGGCGGCACCGGCCAGAAGGCCCTGGCCGCGGCCCTCGCCCATGGCGCGGCCGCGGTCCAGCTGCCGGGCAGCGCGATGCCGGCGCCCTCCGACCTCGACCCGTCGGCGGTCACGGTCACGTCCGACGTGCCGTGGGACCGCGCGCTGACGGAGCCGGTGCCGGCGCCCGCGCCGACGGGACCGGTCTCGTGA
- a CDS encoding VOC family protein encodes MTSVKQFQVTFDCADPERVARFWCEVLGYVVPPPPEGFATWDEFERTLPAERQGASFVCIDPTGVGPRLYFQRVPEGKAVKNRLHLDVRVGTGLVGEERLAALEAECARLIPLGAVRGQLLLADGENESCLNMQDVEGNEFCLD; translated from the coding sequence ATGACATCGGTCAAGCAGTTCCAAGTGACCTTCGACTGCGCGGATCCTGAGCGCGTCGCTCGTTTTTGGTGTGAGGTGCTGGGGTATGTCGTCCCGCCGCCACCGGAGGGGTTCGCCACTTGGGACGAATTCGAGCGCACGCTGCCCGCCGAGCGTCAGGGCGCGTCATTCGTCTGCATCGATCCCACGGGTGTGGGCCCGCGCCTGTACTTCCAGCGCGTCCCCGAAGGCAAGGCCGTCAAGAACCGGCTGCATCTCGACGTACGGGTCGGCACCGGGCTGGTGGGTGAGGAGCGCCTCGCCGCGCTTGAGGCCGAGTGCGCGCGGCTGATCCCGCTCGGCGCGGTACGCGGGCAATTGCTGCTTGCCGATGGCGAGAACGAGTCGTGCCTCAACATGCAGGACGTCGAGGGCAACGAGTTCTGCCTCGACTGA
- a CDS encoding methyltransferase domain-containing protein — MTVDRDREPDVWRTYAESDVPIVTQWDDGAHAGTEPGQSFSSSSSMPSLVFDMLTDLDVHEGQRVLEIGTGTGWNAGLLAHRVGAGNVVTVEVDRAVADSGREALRRAGLPVRVLHRDGFLGFPERAPYDRVIATCGLRDIPFAWVAQTTPGGVILVPWGTYYGPAEATVRLVVSEDGRSASGPFTRPVGFMRMRAQRLVRRAHAAYVPPGAMDRAETSVTTLRTADAAGFVKGLLMPGVTHVADRERDGRRAVWLYGLSDTSWAVAVFRDGHEQAKVCQSGPRRLWDELEEAHRWWEGKGRPGFERFGLTVTEGGRGSVWLDEPAAVLRRDGISNPMGNQGAR; from the coding sequence GTGACCGTGGACAGGGACCGGGAGCCGGATGTCTGGCGGACGTACGCCGAGTCCGACGTCCCCATCGTCACCCAGTGGGACGACGGGGCCCACGCCGGGACCGAACCCGGGCAGTCTTTCAGCTCCTCCTCGTCCATGCCGAGCCTGGTCTTCGACATGCTCACGGATCTGGACGTCCACGAGGGGCAACGGGTACTGGAGATCGGCACGGGCACCGGGTGGAACGCGGGGCTGCTAGCGCACCGGGTCGGGGCGGGGAACGTGGTCACCGTCGAGGTGGACAGAGCGGTCGCGGATTCCGGCCGGGAAGCCCTGCGGCGCGCGGGGCTGCCCGTTCGCGTCCTGCACCGGGACGGATTCCTGGGCTTCCCGGAGCGCGCGCCGTACGACCGGGTCATCGCCACGTGCGGCCTGCGGGACATCCCGTTCGCATGGGTCGCACAGACCACACCGGGCGGGGTGATCCTCGTCCCCTGGGGTACGTACTACGGTCCGGCCGAGGCCACGGTCCGGCTGGTCGTCTCCGAGGACGGCCGCAGCGCGTCCGGGCCGTTCACACGGCCGGTGGGCTTCATGCGGATGCGTGCGCAACGGCTCGTACGGCGGGCGCACGCCGCGTATGTGCCACCGGGCGCGATGGACCGCGCCGAAACCTCGGTCACCACCCTGAGGACGGCCGACGCGGCTGGATTCGTGAAAGGCCTGCTCATGCCTGGCGTCACCCACGTCGCCGACCGCGAGCGGGACGGCCGGCGTGCTGTGTGGCTGTACGGGCTCTCGGACACTTCCTGGGCCGTGGCTGTCTTCCGCGACGGGCATGAGCAGGCCAAGGTCTGTCAGAGCGGGCCGCGCCGCCTCTGGGACGAGCTGGAGGAAGCCCACCGGTGGTGGGAGGGCAAGGGCCGGCCCGGGTTCGAGCGGTTCGGGCTGACCGTCACGGAGGGAGGGCGCGGCAGCGTCTGGCTGGACGAGCCGGCGGCCGTTCTCCGACGGGACGGCATCTCGAATCCCATGGGAAATCAGGGGGCTCGTTGA
- a CDS encoding helix-turn-helix domain-containing protein has protein sequence MSTDFQAGRVALGARLRELRTEAGLNGKDLAVRLGWQQSKVSRLEHGKQTATAEDLKAWAREADAPDEASDLLARLNGLESQQRSWRRQLASGHRGVQERYVVEYRSTALIRGYEATVVPGLFQTPGYARHLLMHNSELMQSPRDTDAAVRGRMQRQEVLYQPGRTFHVMVWEGALHALICPREVMAGQLDRLVSLIGLDRVHLSVIPLGAPLALSPKHGFWIFDDSRVVVETVNTELHLESDEDVALYRRVWDRLNGSAVSGAQAHRLIARARAAVTST, from the coding sequence GTGAGCACCGATTTCCAGGCAGGCCGGGTAGCCCTCGGTGCGCGGCTGCGCGAGCTGCGCACCGAGGCCGGCCTCAACGGAAAGGACCTGGCTGTCCGCCTCGGCTGGCAACAGTCCAAGGTCTCCCGCCTGGAGCACGGCAAGCAGACCGCGACCGCCGAGGACCTGAAGGCGTGGGCGCGGGAAGCCGACGCCCCGGACGAGGCAAGCGACCTGCTGGCCCGGCTGAACGGCCTGGAGTCGCAGCAGCGTTCATGGCGCCGCCAACTCGCCTCCGGCCACCGTGGCGTACAGGAGCGGTACGTCGTCGAGTACCGCAGCACCGCTCTGATACGCGGATATGAGGCCACGGTCGTTCCCGGCCTCTTCCAGACCCCCGGCTATGCCCGGCATCTCCTCATGCACAACTCCGAGTTGATGCAGTCGCCGAGGGACACCGACGCCGCGGTGCGGGGACGGATGCAGCGGCAAGAGGTGCTGTACCAGCCCGGCCGAACCTTCCACGTCATGGTGTGGGAGGGCGCCCTGCACGCGCTGATCTGCCCACGCGAGGTCATGGCCGGACAGCTCGATCGACTTGTGAGCCTGATCGGGCTCGACCGCGTGCACCTCAGCGTCATCCCGCTCGGAGCGCCACTCGCGCTGTCCCCGAAGCACGGCTTCTGGATCTTCGACGACAGTCGGGTGGTCGTCGAGACCGTCAACACCGAGCTGCACCTCGAATCCGATGAGGACGTCGCCCTGTACAGGCGAGTGTGGGACCGGCTCAACGGATCCGCTGTGAGTGGGGCCCAGGCACACCGTTTGATCGCCCGGGCGAGGGCGGCAGTGACTTCCACGTAG
- a CDS encoding DUF6879 family protein: MIPFEEAAHLFEEFEHTAWRLETRRGYASDRVSPKWERFQHGETLGYEPDHPWHAGVRRQTDEGKRFERVRLVDDPPTEGQRFLLASGLGNVEAGEDIRNMYRAEARRLGLPDYDFWLFDSRIVMKFVIDDQDETLGVYLLEDAATVVHACQVRDKAWHYAIPTVEFQAQVPSTV, translated from the coding sequence ATGATCCCCTTCGAGGAGGCCGCACACCTCTTCGAAGAATTCGAGCACACGGCGTGGCGCCTGGAGACCCGGCGCGGGTACGCCTCCGATCGCGTGAGCCCCAAATGGGAACGGTTCCAGCACGGGGAGACGCTGGGCTACGAGCCGGACCACCCGTGGCACGCCGGTGTAAGGCGGCAGACCGACGAGGGGAAGCGATTCGAACGGGTCCGCCTCGTGGATGACCCACCGACCGAGGGGCAGCGCTTTCTGCTGGCCTCAGGCCTGGGAAACGTCGAGGCGGGCGAAGACATCCGGAACATGTACCGCGCCGAGGCCCGCCGCCTCGGGCTGCCGGACTACGACTTCTGGTTGTTCGACTCCCGCATCGTCATGAAGTTCGTCATCGACGACCAGGACGAGACGCTCGGCGTGTACCTTCTCGAGGACGCCGCGACGGTCGTCCACGCCTGCCAGGTCAGAGACAAGGCCTGGCACTACGCAATCCCCACAGTCGAGTTCCAGGCACAGGTACCTTCGACTGTGTGA